The Penaeus monodon isolate SGIC_2016 chromosome 5, NSTDA_Pmon_1, whole genome shotgun sequence genome window below encodes:
- the LOC119573073 gene encoding transmembrane protein 268-like has protein sequence MTTPEGKEGAGPNGQPPQSWVQFDEEDGNQQAPPSRADSTPAVIDAQAVQVSLENHNTDKNVSRTVSEPVNGVRKTSVTSPTTPSSITSDTRVTMSQLSPAQLHNVPLHDPSARPPANAQPVIRQGFSNGDVIVTLLPQNTSLPWITPAQFRPELVPEELMAQGLTLTVEDYVHIMSQLVNDYRFTLYNVCYKRILMAWIILGFVILLGILFSGLTQLKLFGAGIGWLMVNAAAIFFCMWVKIQLNKSLERCIAGINLQLLRHKILLGLDDRGKLSCHKVNLCFIYFDTHDCVAKLQEIIEQEERAGRTVNSEEAKMSPLHQRMDIDDSDIIITGATNTRISRQQERAELLLTRYSQRWAKDYLRKRLDWAFDASARLEGLSPPVLPRHLAAARCLCQYIEEHLSVKLPRQQRASREHCACITQFCRDAEL, from the exons ATGACCACCcccgaggggaaggagggcgcGGGCCCCAACGGGCAGCCGCCGCAGTCGTGGGTGCAGTTCGACGAGGAGGACGGGAACCAGCAGGCGCCGCCGTCCAGGGCCGACAGCACGCCCGCCGTCATCGACGCGCAGGCCGTCCAG GTGAGCCTGGAGAACCACAACACAGACAAAAATGTATCAAGAACAGTCTCAGAACCAGTTAATGGAGTGCGTAAAACTTCAGTAACTTCACCAACAACGCCCTCCAGTATCACCTCAGATACGCGAGTCACAATGTCGCAACTCAGCCCAGCACAACTCCATAATGTACCTCTACATGACCCTTCAGCACGGCCACCTGCCAATGCTCAGCCTGTGATTAGACAAGGATTCT caaatGGGGATGTAATTGTAACGTTATTACCCCAGAACACTTCATTACCATGGATTACTCCAGCACAGTTCAGGCCAGAACTTGTTCCTGAAGAGCTGATGGCTCAAGGCCTCACA CTTACAGTTGAAGACTATGTTCACATAATGTCTCAGCTGGTCAATGACTACCGTTTCACCTTGTATAATGTGTGCTACAAGCGTATCCTCATGGCCTGGATCATCTTGGGTTTTGTTATCCTTTTGGGTATCCTCTTCTCAGGCCTGACTCAATTAAAATTATTTGGTGCTGGAATTGGCTGGCTGATGGTTAATGCAGCTGCAATATTTTTCTGTATGTGGGTGAAGATTCAG CTGAACAAATCATTAGAACGTTGCATTGCTGGAATCAACCTCCAGCTTCTGAGACATAAGATTCTATTAGGTCTGGATGACCGAGGGAAACTATCTTGTCACAAGGTCAATCTCTGCTTCATCTATTTTGATACTCATGATTGTGTG GCCAAGTTGCAAGAGATTATTGAGCAAGAGGAACGGGCTGGACGCACTGTGAATAGTGAGGAGGCCAAAATGTCCCCTCTTCACCAGCGCATGGATATTGATGACTCAGACATTATCATCACAGGAGCAACTAACACCCGCATCTCAAGGCAACAA GAGAGAGCGGAACTTTTACTCACTCGGTACAGCCAGCGCTGGGCCAAGGACTACCTTCGCAAGAGATTGGACTGGGCCTTTGATGCATCAGCAAGGTTGGAGGGTCTCTCTCCCCCAGTTTTGCCCCGTCACCTGGCTGCTGCCCGTTGCCTCTGCCAGTACATTGAGGAGCATCTGTCAGTCAAACTTCCACGCCAACAGCGGGCTTCCCGTGAACACTGTGCTTGCATAACACAGTTCTGCCGAGATGCCGAGCTATAA